In a genomic window of Maricaulis maris MCS10:
- a CDS encoding DUF1295 domain-containing protein — MIPYLLNLALMLGVMVLAWPFSVARKDPSYIDAIWPLGFLVLALSSLLFAGADGATWYVALVAVWALRLGHHLFTRWQHEGPDKRYQKLLERSPPGKEAIFMLVTVFLLQGVLLWLTALPIQHAVREGASYAAPAAIAGIVLFAIGLAFEVIGDRQLAAFKADPANKGQVMDTGLWRYTRHPNYFGNAVLFWGLWLIAIADGDGWWTIIGPIFLTFTLTRWTGAKILEDGLHESRPGYADYVARTSGFVPWWPKRG, encoded by the coding sequence ATGATCCCTTACCTCCTCAATCTTGCCCTCATGCTGGGCGTCATGGTGCTGGCCTGGCCCTTCAGCGTGGCGCGCAAGGACCCGTCCTATATCGACGCCATCTGGCCCTTGGGATTTCTGGTGCTGGCGCTGTCTTCATTGCTGTTTGCCGGGGCCGACGGCGCGACCTGGTATGTCGCCCTGGTGGCAGTCTGGGCCCTGCGACTGGGTCATCACCTCTTCACCCGTTGGCAGCATGAGGGACCGGACAAGCGCTATCAGAAACTGCTGGAGCGCTCACCACCGGGCAAGGAAGCGATCTTCATGCTTGTCACGGTCTTCCTGCTGCAGGGTGTTTTGCTGTGGCTGACCGCCCTGCCAATCCAGCATGCCGTGAGGGAGGGGGCCAGCTACGCTGCGCCTGCCGCGATTGCCGGGATCGTTCTCTTCGCCATCGGCCTGGCCTTTGAGGTAATCGGCGACCGTCAGCTCGCCGCCTTCAAGGCCGACCCGGCCAATAAGGGCCAGGTCATGGACACCGGCCTGTGGCGCTATACACGCCACCCGAATTATTTCGGCAATGCCGTCCTCTTTTGGGGCCTCTGGCTGATCGCGATCGCCGATGGCGATGGCTGGTGGACCATTATCGGCCCCATCTTCCTCACCTTCACCCTGACCCGCTGGACCGGCGCCAAAATTCTGGAAGACGGCCTGCACGAAAGCCGACCCGGCTATGCGGACTATGTGGCCAGGACGTCGGGCTTTGTGCCCTGGTGGCCGAAGCGGGGGTGA
- a CDS encoding PhoH family protein, translated as MTTRPTTDPDQTFRASLDLSNAFAGQIRSAGAEVLARLVPELAPYHATLHLTGNRLDLAGDEAAVQMLQEVVQTAAEASQDGASPDHIWAADAIAASLRQALERGLAFRVPGLRNAVRPKTVMQHAFMSALLAKSPPVVIGAGPTGTGKTHLALAAGLNLLEDGKFRHLVIARPHVFERGEVVTAQTRTDTAYDGQFAAIEDELTDLVGPEELKRLQEARRLEIMPVGRMRGRTFQNAYVIVDEAQNMNIQRTRMAVTRLGQNSRIVLTGDPSHVELKDEGPSGLAHLIDLVEGSDIARVFHFSAAQIVRDPVVATLEALYAQDNASGPA; from the coding sequence ATGACCACAAGACCGACCACCGACCCTGACCAGACGTTCCGCGCCTCGCTGGACCTGTCCAACGCCTTCGCCGGGCAGATCCGGTCAGCGGGCGCTGAAGTACTGGCCCGGCTCGTGCCCGAGCTGGCCCCCTATCATGCGACCCTGCACCTGACCGGAAACCGTCTGGATCTGGCCGGCGACGAGGCGGCGGTCCAGATGCTGCAGGAAGTCGTGCAGACCGCCGCCGAAGCCAGTCAGGACGGCGCCTCGCCGGACCATATCTGGGCAGCCGACGCCATTGCAGCCAGCCTGCGACAGGCCCTGGAACGCGGCCTGGCCTTCCGTGTGCCCGGTCTGCGCAATGCCGTGCGACCCAAAACCGTCATGCAGCACGCCTTCATGAGCGCGCTGCTGGCCAAGTCACCGCCAGTCGTCATTGGCGCCGGACCGACCGGGACCGGCAAGACCCATCTGGCGCTCGCTGCCGGCCTCAACCTGCTGGAAGACGGCAAATTCCGTCATCTCGTCATCGCCCGCCCGCATGTCTTCGAGCGCGGTGAAGTGGTCACGGCGCAGACACGGACGGATACCGCTTATGACGGCCAGTTCGCCGCCATCGAGGACGAGCTCACCGACCTGGTCGGCCCGGAAGAGCTGAAACGGTTGCAGGAGGCCCGCCGGCTCGAAATCATGCCGGTCGGGCGGATGCGCGGCCGGACTTTCCAGAATGCCTATGTCATCGTCGACGAAGCGCAGAACATGAATATTCAAAGGACCCGGATGGCGGTCACCCGCCTCGGTCAGAATTCCCGCATCGTGCTGACCGGTGATCCGAGCCATGTCGAGCTGAAGGATGAAGGCCCGTCCGGCCTCGCCCACCTGATCGACCTGGTCGAAGGGTCCGATATTGCCCGCGTCTTCCATTTCAGCGCTGCCCAGATCGTTCGCGACCCGGTCGTCGCAACGCTGGAAGCACTCTACGCGCAAGACAATGCCTCCGGCCCGGCCTGA
- a CDS encoding alpha/beta fold hydrolase — protein MRFLIAVFLGLALLAGIVVYVLNRPATGTEAPAEGALADSVDSPWWTDADRLVDVDGVRTRVRIEGPDDAPALIMVHGFSHSLESWDAWADALSADYRVVRMDLPGHGLTGPDPQARYSVPQTVEFLDGLMGALEIDRATLIGNSLGGLVAWRQAAANPDRVDRLVLLSPGGFSINGVTEDPVPVPMGVQFYLIQAPQPIITAATGALYGDPSAMPPGTAERVLELMRGDGVGQAMVERLRVFTLPEPGADLAQVQAPTLIMWGEADVIIPPAHGPQFATAIPDARLITYPGLGHVVHEEAPASTLADLRAFLVED, from the coding sequence ATGCGCTTTCTGATTGCCGTCTTCCTCGGTCTCGCGCTTCTGGCCGGAATAGTTGTCTACGTCCTCAATCGGCCCGCGACCGGTACCGAGGCGCCCGCGGAAGGCGCGTTGGCTGACTCGGTGGACTCGCCCTGGTGGACCGATGCCGACCGGCTGGTCGATGTGGACGGTGTGCGCACCCGAGTCCGCATTGAGGGGCCAGACGACGCCCCCGCCCTGATCATGGTGCACGGGTTCTCCCATTCGCTGGAAAGCTGGGACGCCTGGGCGGACGCACTGTCAGCCGATTACCGCGTGGTACGCATGGACCTGCCAGGCCATGGCCTGACCGGACCTGACCCGCAGGCCCGCTATTCGGTGCCGCAAACCGTTGAATTCCTGGATGGGCTGATGGGGGCTCTCGAGATTGATCGGGCGACCCTGATCGGCAATTCCTTGGGTGGCCTGGTCGCCTGGCGTCAGGCGGCCGCGAACCCGGACAGGGTCGACCGGCTCGTCCTGCTCTCCCCGGGCGGTTTCTCGATCAATGGCGTGACAGAGGATCCGGTCCCGGTGCCGATGGGCGTTCAATTCTATCTGATCCAGGCACCGCAGCCGATCATCACGGCGGCCACAGGCGCGCTTTATGGCGACCCGTCTGCCATGCCACCGGGCACGGCTGAACGGGTGCTTGAACTGATGCGCGGCGATGGCGTGGGACAGGCCATGGTCGAGCGGCTGCGCGTGTTTACCCTGCCCGAACCAGGCGCCGATCTTGCGCAGGTCCAGGCGCCGACCCTGATCATGTGGGGTGAGGCCGATGTCATCATCCCGCCGGCACACGGGCCGCAATTCGCCACGGCGATCCCTGACGCGCGACTGATCACCTATCCCGGCCTGGGACATGTGGTGCATGAAGAAGCACCGGCATCGACGCTGGCCGACCTTCGGGCTTTCCTGGTGGAAGACTAG
- a CDS encoding DUF4212 domain-containing protein, translated as MAQDKSSARKAYWRANLALMGTLLMIWFAVSFGFGILLRPWLDQVSLGGAPLGFWFAQQGSILTFIVLIFYYAWAMNRLEARFAERLGSDDILDQEDAS; from the coding sequence ATGGCGCAAGACAAGTCTTCGGCGCGCAAGGCGTATTGGCGGGCCAATCTTGCTCTGATGGGCACACTCCTGATGATCTGGTTTGCCGTATCCTTCGGGTTCGGAATCCTGTTGCGCCCGTGGCTGGACCAGGTCTCGCTGGGCGGCGCGCCGCTGGGTTTCTGGTTCGCCCAGCAAGGGTCGATCCTCACCTTCATCGTGCTGATCTTCTATTATGCCTGGGCCATGAACCGGCTCGAGGCGCGCTTTGCCGAACGGCTCGGAAGCGATGACATTCTCGACCAGGAGGACGCGTCATGA
- a CDS encoding GFA family protein: MTQTQKTRNGGCRCGQLRFRLTEPALFTAACHCRGCQRMSGGAYSLTVAVPGARFAVTVGEPVIGGLHGDDIRHFHCPHCLSWVFTRPTGMDLVNIRTPMLDDPSGFMPFLETCTKDRLEGVTLTAPHSYEAFPPMEEFGDLLAAYAAGPGKAG; the protein is encoded by the coding sequence ATGACACAAACACAGAAGACCCGAAACGGCGGCTGTCGCTGCGGCCAGCTGCGGTTTCGGCTAACCGAGCCGGCCCTGTTCACCGCCGCCTGCCATTGCCGGGGCTGCCAGCGCATGAGTGGCGGCGCCTATTCGCTTACGGTCGCCGTGCCCGGCGCCCGGTTCGCAGTGACCGTAGGCGAGCCCGTCATCGGCGGCCTGCATGGCGATGACATCCGGCATTTCCACTGCCCGCACTGCCTGAGCTGGGTTTTCACCCGCCCCACCGGCATGGATTTGGTCAATATCCGGACACCGATGCTGGATGACCCGTCCGGCTTCATGCCCTTCCTGGAAACCTGCACCAAAGACCGTCTCGAAGGCGTCACGTTAACGGCCCCGCACAGCTATGAGGCTTTCCCGCCAATGGAGGAATTCGGTGACTTGCTGGCCGCCTACGCGGCCGGTCCCGGAAAAGCTGGGTAG
- a CDS encoding BlaI/MecI/CopY family transcriptional regulator, protein MSQHDRLTDDENATMRILWDRGGASVSELAVATRQPADTTLAVLHGLRRKGAVERQQDGRTIVYRPRLNSETARTHSLGRLLCGDATPQDNGLGVVVLRESDVDPQDWADLQKEIAQRRKA, encoded by the coding sequence ATGAGCCAGCACGACCGCCTCACCGACGACGAGAATGCCACCATGCGAATACTTTGGGATCGTGGCGGCGCGTCTGTCAGCGAGCTTGCCGTGGCCACACGTCAGCCGGCGGATACCACGCTCGCCGTGCTCCACGGCCTGCGCCGCAAGGGCGCGGTCGAGCGCCAGCAGGATGGCCGCACCATTGTCTATCGTCCGCGCCTGAACAGCGAAACGGCCCGCACCCACTCACTGGGTCGACTGTTGTGCGGTGATGCAACGCCCCAGGATAATGGCCTGGGTGTCGTGGTGCTGCGCGAGAGCGATGTCGACCCGCAGGACTGGGCCGACCTCCAAAAAGAGATCGCCCAGCGCCGCAAGGCCTGA
- a CDS encoding enoyl-CoA hydratase/isomerase family protein has translation MNPGAPPSPVLVSRDGDVARITLNRPGHGNALEPGLLHALCAAIGDCHDARAVVLTGAGRAFSSGGDIREFHARADNVASLQAFGDTVVSSLNRAILALRDLPCPTIAAINGPVTGGSIGLVLGCDIALMSREAFIQPYYAKMGFAPDGGWTALLPARIGSGRTASWLALDSRIDADTALAMGVVDRICASDDFTDQLAALIHELDDHDPQTALASRQLLDAGDSSHTLADRLERELDSFKRMLVRPETRQRMAAFLAPREAAG, from the coding sequence ATGAATCCGGGTGCGCCCCCTTCGCCGGTCCTTGTCAGCCGCGACGGAGATGTCGCTCGGATCACGCTGAACCGTCCCGGCCATGGCAATGCGCTGGAACCAGGCCTTCTGCACGCCTTGTGCGCCGCGATTGGCGACTGTCACGATGCCCGCGCCGTCGTCCTGACCGGGGCCGGACGCGCCTTTTCTTCCGGCGGCGACATCCGCGAATTCCATGCCCGCGCCGACAATGTCGCATCACTGCAAGCCTTCGGCGACACGGTCGTATCTTCACTCAACCGCGCAATTCTTGCGCTACGGGACCTGCCCTGCCCGACCATCGCCGCGATCAACGGACCCGTGACCGGTGGATCCATCGGCCTGGTGCTCGGTTGCGACATTGCCCTCATGAGCCGAGAGGCCTTCATCCAGCCCTATTACGCCAAGATGGGCTTTGCCCCGGATGGCGGCTGGACCGCACTGCTGCCGGCCAGGATCGGCAGCGGGCGCACCGCCAGCTGGCTGGCGCTCGACAGCCGCATCGATGCCGACACTGCTCTGGCCATGGGCGTCGTCGATCGCATCTGTGCCAGCGACGACTTCACGGACCAACTCGCTGCGCTGATCCACGAGCTCGATGACCATGACCCGCAAACGGCACTGGCCAGCCGCCAATTGCTCGATGCCGGCGACAGCTCCCACACGCTGGCCGACCGGCTCGAGCGCGAGCTGGACAGTTTCAAGCGCATGCTGGTGCGGCCGGAAACCCGTCAGCGGATGGCCGCCTTTCTGGCACCAAGGGAGGCTGCAGGATGA
- a CDS encoding TetR/AcrR family transcriptional regulator → MSTSESNTIDKRPKTARGLRTQSKLLEAAEGAFGENGFHATSIGDITRRASVALGTFYVYFDSKDEIFRALVAHMGEMTRGWIAERVKGAPDRLETEHRGLVAYIEFARAHPNLYRIIEESQFVAPDAYKAHYDVFMDRYQRNLEDAAARGEVAAGDQGTRAWALIGMSVFMGLRFGIWERDRDPEDVARVVSDLIANGLKP, encoded by the coding sequence ATGTCAACTTCAGAATCCAATACGATCGATAAACGACCCAAAACCGCTCGCGGTTTGCGGACCCAAAGCAAGCTTCTGGAAGCGGCGGAAGGCGCGTTCGGGGAGAATGGCTTCCATGCCACCTCGATCGGCGACATCACGCGCCGAGCCTCGGTGGCACTGGGAACCTTCTACGTCTATTTCGACTCCAAGGACGAGATTTTCAGAGCCCTCGTCGCCCATATGGGCGAGATGACGCGCGGCTGGATCGCCGAACGTGTCAAAGGCGCACCGGACCGGCTTGAAACCGAACACCGCGGCCTCGTCGCCTATATCGAATTCGCCCGCGCCCATCCGAATCTCTACCGGATCATCGAAGAGTCCCAATTTGTCGCGCCGGACGCCTACAAGGCCCACTACGACGTTTTCATGGACCGCTATCAGCGCAATCTGGAAGACGCAGCGGCGCGCGGCGAGGTCGCTGCAGGTGATCAGGGCACACGGGCCTGGGCGCTGATCGGAATGAGCGTTTTCATGGGACTTCGCTTCGGGATTTGGGAGCGCGACCGCGACCCGGAAGACGTCGCTCGCGTGGTCTCCGACCTGATCGCCAATGGCCTGAAGCCATGA
- a CDS encoding TonB-dependent receptor produces MKKFKTLTGTALLLSTVAASALVAAPAVAQDNGASEGRDVITVTARRREETLQDVPLSVTAMTGEDLERMGALDIVAIADTTPNITLEVSRGTNSTLSAFIRGVGQQDPVAGFEAGVGIYVDDVYLNRPQGAVLDIYDVDRIEVLRGPQGTLYGRNTIGGAVKYVTRRIDADEPTLSARLGFGSYGQLDTVLSGSAPLSDTFRVGGTLGRFTRDGYGENLNTGEENYDKNVFGYRVSAEWEPTDSFFVRLAYDSVADTSNARGGHRLTPGALSGAPVLDNVHDTRAGLNVVEQDVEGDGLALTAEWEINENWTVRNILADRNDTSVTPIDFDNLPSGDLDVPAIYENEQFSEEFQLLYSGERLNGLVGYYYLDANATTVFDVLLENLGAAISLPGLNAQTFGDVDTKTWSVFANFTYDLTDEFSLTLGGRYTEDERTSTVLRRTYINGFSEFFGGAGIPIATTSDFTGTNSWDDFSPTASLAWQPNAENNFYVTYSQGFKGGGFDPRAQTTGTPDFDQNGTIEADEVFQFMSFDPETVDSIEIGWKYQGNGYRHSLAVFNMDYTDIQVPGSVGIDTDNDGVNDTFTGVTTNAGAATIRGIEYEGSLDLGQDVFAQGDIMTLGWAIGLLDGEYDQFINAFGVDVSNDVVIQNTPDTTASATLTYITPLHGGDLSVINTISHRGDSSQFEFPFPLLDQGAYTLWNASMVWEGEDGHWQFGLHGRNLTDEEYRVSGYDFVNNTTLAPELGLEGTLIGYYGPPRTVTATIAWRY; encoded by the coding sequence ATGAAAAAGTTCAAGACCCTGACGGGCACCGCGCTTCTGTTGAGCACGGTTGCCGCTTCAGCCCTGGTTGCGGCACCCGCCGTCGCCCAGGACAATGGTGCGTCGGAAGGCCGTGACGTCATCACCGTCACCGCCCGCCGCCGCGAGGAAACGCTGCAGGACGTGCCGCTTTCGGTAACGGCCATGACCGGTGAAGATCTCGAGCGCATGGGCGCGCTGGACATTGTCGCCATCGCCGACACCACGCCGAACATCACCCTGGAAGTGTCCCGTGGCACCAATTCGACGCTGTCCGCCTTCATTCGCGGCGTTGGCCAGCAGGACCCGGTTGCCGGTTTTGAAGCCGGTGTCGGCATCTATGTCGACGACGTCTATCTCAACCGTCCGCAGGGCGCCGTGCTCGACATTTATGATGTCGACCGGATCGAAGTCCTGCGCGGTCCGCAAGGCACGCTCTACGGCCGCAACACCATTGGTGGCGCTGTCAAATACGTCACCCGTCGCATCGATGCCGACGAGCCGACCCTGTCAGCTCGTTTGGGCTTTGGCAGCTATGGCCAGCTTGATACGGTGTTGTCCGGGAGCGCACCGCTCTCCGACACCTTCCGTGTCGGCGGCACGCTCGGGCGTTTCACGCGCGACGGCTATGGCGAGAACCTGAACACCGGCGAAGAGAATTACGACAAGAATGTCTTCGGCTACCGCGTGTCCGCCGAATGGGAGCCGACCGACAGCTTCTTCGTGCGCCTCGCCTATGACAGCGTCGCGGATACATCGAACGCCCGCGGCGGCCACCGCCTGACCCCGGGTGCCCTGTCGGGTGCTCCGGTTCTGGACAATGTCCATGACACCCGCGCCGGCCTGAATGTGGTCGAACAGGACGTTGAAGGCGATGGTCTTGCCCTGACGGCGGAATGGGAAATCAACGAGAACTGGACCGTTCGCAATATTCTCGCCGACCGTAATGACACCTCGGTCACGCCGATCGACTTCGACAACCTGCCGTCCGGCGACCTCGACGTGCCGGCGATCTACGAGAACGAGCAGTTCTCCGAAGAGTTCCAGCTGCTCTACTCCGGTGAGCGTCTGAACGGCCTGGTTGGCTATTACTATCTCGACGCCAATGCGACGACGGTTTTCGATGTGCTGCTGGAAAACCTCGGCGCTGCGATCTCCCTGCCGGGCCTGAACGCCCAGACGTTCGGTGATGTCGACACAAAGACCTGGTCGGTCTTTGCCAACTTCACCTATGACCTCACTGATGAGTTCTCGCTGACACTCGGCGGCCGTTATACCGAGGACGAGCGGACTTCGACCGTTCTGCGCCGGACCTATATCAACGGCTTCTCCGAATTCTTCGGTGGTGCTGGCATTCCGATCGCCACGACGTCGGACTTCACCGGCACCAATTCCTGGGATGATTTCTCGCCGACCGCCTCGCTTGCCTGGCAGCCGAACGCCGAGAATAATTTCTATGTGACCTATTCCCAGGGCTTCAAGGGCGGTGGTTTCGATCCGCGCGCCCAGACGACGGGCACGCCGGACTTTGACCAGAACGGCACGATCGAGGCCGATGAAGTCTTCCAGTTCATGAGTTTTGATCCGGAGACGGTCGACAGCATCGAAATCGGCTGGAAATACCAGGGCAATGGCTATCGCCACAGCCTGGCCGTCTTCAACATGGACTATACCGACATCCAGGTGCCGGGTTCTGTGGGCATCGACACCGACAATGACGGCGTCAACGACACCTTCACCGGCGTCACAACCAATGCCGGCGCCGCCACCATTCGCGGTATCGAATATGAAGGTTCGCTGGATCTCGGTCAGGACGTGTTTGCCCAGGGCGACATCATGACCCTCGGTTGGGCCATCGGTCTGCTGGACGGCGAATACGACCAGTTCATCAACGCCTTCGGCGTCGATGTCTCCAACGATGTGGTGATCCAGAACACGCCGGACACCACGGCTTCAGCGACGCTGACCTACATCACGCCGCTGCACGGCGGTGACCTGTCGGTGATCAACACGATCAGCCACCGGGGTGACTCCAGCCAGTTCGAATTCCCCTTCCCGCTGCTTGACCAGGGTGCCTACACCCTGTGGAACGCATCGATGGTCTGGGAAGGCGAAGATGGCCACTGGCAGTTCGGCCTGCACGGCCGCAATCTGACCGACGAAGAGTATCGGGTCTCCGGCTATGACTTCGTCAACAACACCACCCTGGCTCCGGAGCTGGGTCTGGAAGGCACGTTGATCGGCTATTACGGCCCGCCGCGCACCGTCACGGCGACCATTGCCTGGCGTTACTAG
- a CDS encoding sodium:solute symporter family protein: MTATLFWTGFFVITSFALYIGIAIASRVGSTDEFYVAGHHVPPVFNGMATAADWMSAASFLSMAGLIAFSGYDGSVFLMGWTGGYVLLALLLAPYLRRFGKFTVPDFIGDRYYSDTARVVAVVCAIFVSFTYIAGQMQGVGIAFSRFLEIPIEAGVIIGGLVVLMYATLGGMKGITYTQVAQYCVMIFAFMTPAIFISLQLTGSPVPQLGFVGNVADGTPLLMKLDGMLTELGFAPYTDGSKSTFDVFAITLALMAGTAGLPHVIVRFFTVPKAADARKSAGWALLFIGILYLTAPAVAVFARTNFIETVNESVYDAGTTALVEGESETPDWFHRWENTGLLAFEDRNGDGRIQYRADPATNEVTTLNRDIFVLANPEIANLPGWVIGLVVAGGIAAALSTAAGLLLVISSSISHDLCRKVLFKSMSDRQELLIARLSATGAVLIAILAGIYPPGFVASVVALAFGLAAASFFPAILLGIFWQRMSKEGAIAGMVTGLGVTGAYILTYKIFGWIPNDAEHWFLGVSPEGFGTIGMMISFAVSVTVSLLTPAPPPEVRELVERIRAP, encoded by the coding sequence ATGACCGCGACCCTGTTCTGGACCGGCTTCTTCGTCATTACATCCTTTGCGCTCTATATCGGCATCGCCATTGCCTCGCGTGTCGGCTCGACCGACGAGTTCTACGTCGCCGGACACCATGTTCCGCCGGTCTTCAACGGCATGGCCACCGCGGCTGACTGGATGAGCGCCGCCTCCTTCCTGTCGATGGCCGGGTTGATCGCCTTTTCCGGCTATGACGGCTCGGTCTTCCTGATGGGCTGGACCGGTGGCTATGTCCTGCTGGCCTTGCTTCTCGCGCCCTATCTCAGACGTTTCGGCAAATTCACCGTGCCGGACTTCATCGGCGACCGCTACTACTCCGACACGGCCCGCGTGGTTGCGGTGGTCTGTGCCATCTTTGTCTCCTTCACCTATATCGCCGGACAGATGCAGGGTGTCGGGATCGCCTTCTCGCGCTTTTTGGAGATCCCGATCGAGGCCGGCGTCATCATCGGCGGGCTGGTCGTCCTCATGTATGCCACGCTCGGCGGCATGAAGGGCATCACCTACACCCAGGTCGCCCAGTATTGCGTGATGATCTTTGCCTTCATGACGCCGGCGATCTTCATCTCGCTGCAGCTGACCGGATCGCCCGTGCCCCAGCTCGGCTTTGTCGGCAATGTCGCCGACGGCACGCCGCTCCTGATGAAGCTGGACGGCATGCTGACCGAGCTTGGCTTCGCACCCTATACGGACGGGTCAAAATCGACCTTTGACGTCTTTGCGATCACCCTGGCCCTGATGGCGGGAACCGCCGGTCTGCCGCATGTCATCGTGCGCTTCTTTACCGTTCCCAAGGCGGCCGACGCGCGAAAATCGGCCGGCTGGGCGCTTCTGTTTATCGGCATCCTCTATCTCACCGCCCCGGCCGTCGCGGTATTCGCCCGGACCAACTTCATCGAGACGGTGAATGAGAGCGTCTATGACGCCGGGACCACCGCCCTGGTCGAGGGTGAGAGCGAGACGCCGGACTGGTTCCACCGCTGGGAAAATACCGGCCTCCTGGCATTCGAGGACCGCAATGGTGATGGCCGCATCCAGTATCGCGCCGACCCGGCGACCAATGAGGTAACCACGCTCAACCGCGACATCTTCGTGCTGGCCAATCCGGAGATTGCCAACCTGCCCGGCTGGGTGATCGGACTGGTGGTGGCCGGCGGTATCGCGGCGGCGCTGTCGACGGCGGCCGGCCTGTTGCTGGTCATCTCATCCTCGATCTCGCATGATCTGTGTCGCAAGGTCCTGTTCAAATCGATGAGCGACCGGCAGGAGCTCCTGATTGCGCGGCTCTCGGCCACCGGGGCGGTGCTGATCGCCATCCTCGCCGGCATATATCCGCCGGGCTTTGTCGCCTCGGTTGTGGCATTGGCCTTCGGACTGGCGGCGGCCAGCTTCTTCCCCGCCATCCTGCTGGGCATTTTCTGGCAGCGCATGAGCAAGGAGGGCGCGATCGCCGGCATGGTCACGGGGCTCGGGGTCACCGGCGCCTATATCCTGACCTACAAGATCTTCGGCTGGATCCCGAATGATGCCGAGCACTGGTTCCTCGGTGTCTCGCCGGAAGGTTTCGGCACGATCGGCATGATGATCAGCTTTGCCGTCTCGGTGACGGTCTCGCTTCTGACACCGGCTCCGCCTCCAGAGGTGCGCGAGCTGGTCGAACGCATCCGTGCGCCCTAG
- a CDS encoding alpha/beta fold hydrolase has product MADAQPHSPDEGEHALRHLTLRDGTVMSYRDIGRGPVLLLVHGWAASGAFFDTVAQALATEFRVLVPDLRGHGATPAGSAPTTISDLADDLNQLLTREELTRTVVLGWSMGATVLWSMIQRHGHDRLAGMVIEDMSPRILNDDCWALGMSSGMDAKASKRATDAMRANWPAYAAAFAPRMFARDRAAREPQIVADALNLLRARDADAMADLWSSMAQQDLRAELPGMAIPALIAFGERSEAYGPETSRYLVETLPAATAHGFAHSGHAPHLEQPEEFVDVVRNFARQALALATSNETSEGSIS; this is encoded by the coding sequence GTGGCCGACGCACAGCCGCACAGTCCGGACGAAGGTGAGCACGCGCTGCGACACCTGACGCTGCGCGATGGCACGGTGATGTCCTATCGGGATATTGGTCGCGGCCCGGTTTTGCTGCTTGTGCATGGATGGGCCGCCTCCGGTGCATTCTTCGATACCGTCGCGCAGGCACTGGCAACCGAGTTCCGGGTTCTGGTGCCCGACCTTCGTGGCCATGGAGCGACGCCGGCCGGATCGGCGCCGACGACCATCAGTGATCTCGCTGACGACCTGAACCAGCTGCTGACGCGGGAAGAGCTGACGCGGACCGTGGTGCTGGGCTGGTCAATGGGCGCGACTGTCCTGTGGTCGATGATCCAGCGGCACGGTCATGACCGCCTCGCCGGCATGGTGATTGAAGACATGAGCCCGCGCATCCTCAATGATGATTGCTGGGCGCTGGGCATGTCGAGCGGCATGGATGCCAAGGCGTCAAAGCGGGCAACCGACGCAATGCGGGCCAACTGGCCTGCCTATGCTGCCGCATTCGCGCCGCGCATGTTTGCCCGCGACCGGGCAGCGCGTGAGCCACAGATCGTGGCCGACGCTCTCAACCTTCTCCGCGCACGTGATGCCGATGCCATGGCCGACCTCTGGTCGTCGATGGCGCAGCAGGATCTGCGCGCCGAACTTCCGGGAATGGCCATCCCGGCGCTGATCGCCTTTGGCGAACGCAGCGAAGCCTACGGCCCGGAGACGAGCCGCTATCTCGTCGAAACCCTGCCCGCTGCCACGGCGCACGGGTTCGCCCACTCCGGGCATGCTCCACATCTCGAACAGCCGGAAGAGTTTGTCGATGTGGTCCGAAACTTCGCCCGCCAGGCCCTGGCGTTGGCGACATCCAATGAAACCTCTGAGGGGAGTATCTCATGA